A single genomic interval of Sander lucioperca isolate FBNREF2018 chromosome 9, SLUC_FBN_1.2, whole genome shotgun sequence harbors:
- the dcaf8 gene encoding DDB1- and CUL4-associated factor 8 yields the protein MAEADDKSTALNGGSEEKEPGEYQHKDADASGSKEGQTQSSCQDAPKETGEAFRDKTTPDVEGEMGANREEEEEEDTDSMDGSGLYSLTEDGERESDGGRRERAKDKDGGKRAARKRNRPGGGTNHSTSSDDDDDEDEEEEQKDDEDDDEAMETWLGAELRDLRGPIWRAIPSLRSREIGRNSHQFVRRVCGARGLVQRLELQGRLERHTGCVNTLHFNPSGTRLASGSDDLRVVIWDWAVRRAELEFDSGHKSNVFQAKFLPHSGDSTLAMCARDGQIRVAELSATQRCKNTKRVAQHKGAAHKLALEPDSPCSFLSAGEDAVVFGIDLRLDRPANKLVVVKEGDKKVGLYTIFVNPAKTQHFAVGGRDQYVRIYDQRKINENDNNGVLKKFCPSHLVSSESKTNITCLVYSHDGTELLASYNDEDIYLFDSNHSDGADYRRRYKGHRNNATVKGVNFYGPCSEFVVSGSDCGHIYLWDKNSARIVQFMEGDRGGVVNCLEPHPHLPGIATSGLDHDIKLWAPTAESPTGLKGLKEVMKKNKRERDEDSVRHGDQYDTQLLWFLMRHMRNRRPPRARREGADADTDESWSSPDSSDEEEGGPDHVQCMSS from the exons ATGGCTGAGGCTGACGACAAATCCACTGCGCTTAATG GTGGCTCTGAAGAAAAAGAACCAGGAGAATATCAACACAAGGATGCAGATGCCTCTGGAAGTAAAGAGGGACAAACCCAGTCTTCTTGTCAAGATG CTCCCAAAGAAACAGGAGAGGCATTTAGAGACAAGACTACACCAGATGTGGAAGGAGAGATGGGGgcaaacagagaggaagaggaggaagaagacacAGACAGCATGGATGGCAGTGGTCTCTACTCCCTGACTGAGgatggtgagagagagagcgatggaGGCAGACGGGAGAGAGCAAAGGATAAAGATGGTGGGAAAAGGGCAGCCAGAAAGCGGAATAGACCTGGCGGCGGCACCAATCACTCCACCAGCTCAGATGACGATGACGATGAggacgaagaagaagaacagaaaGATGATGAAGACGATGATGAGGCTATGGAGACGTGGCTGGGAGCAGAGCTCCGTGACCTGCGTGGCCCTATATGGCGGGCGATACCCTCACTGCGCTCCAGGGAGATCGGCAGGAACTCGCACCAGTTTGTGAGGCGTGTGTGTGGAGCACGTGGTCTTGTGCAGAGGCTAGAGCTCCAGGGCCGACTGGAGAGGCACACGGGCTGCGTCAACACATTGCACTTCAACCCGTCGGGCACACGCCTGGCTTCAGGCAGCGATGACCTGCGAGTGGTGATCTGGGACTGGGCTGTCCGCCGTGCTGAGCTGGAGTTTGACAGTGGCCACAAGAGCAATGTCTTTCAG GCAAAGTTCCTGCCTCACAGTGGAGACTCCACCTTGGCCATGTGTGCTCGAGATGGTCAGATCAGAGTGGCTGAGCTCTCTGCCACACAGCGCTGCAAGAACACCAAGCGGGTAGCACAGCATAAAGGGGCAGCACACAAG CTGGCCCTTGAGCCAGATTCCCCGTGCTCTTTTCTGTCTGCTGGAGAGGATGCTGTGGTGTTTGGTATTGACCTGCGTCTAGACCGTCCCGCCAA TAAACTGGTGGTTGTAAAGGAGGGTGATAAAAAAGTGGGGTTGTACACCATCTTTGTCAACCCAGCAAAGACACAACACTTTGCTGTGGGCGGAAGAGATCAGTATGTGAG GATCTATGACCAGAGGAAGATCAATGAGAATGATAACAATGGTGTCCTGAAAAAGTTTTGTCCTTCACATCTGGTATCCAGTGAGTCCAAAACCAACATAACCTGCCTTGTGTATAGTCATGATGGCACAG AGCTCCTGGCCAGTTACAATGACGAGGACATCTACCTGTTTGACTCCAACCACAGTGATGGGGCTGACTATCGCAGGAGATACAAGGGACACCGCAATAATGCTACAG TGAAGGGGGTGAACTTCTATGGGCCATGCAGTGAGTTTGTGGTCAGTGGCAGTGACTGCGGACACATATACCTGTGGGATAAGAACTCTGCTCGCATCGTCCAGTTTATGGAGGGAGACAGGGGAGGAGTG GTGAACTGTCTGGAGCCACATCCCCATCTGCCAGGCATTGCCACCAGTGGGCTGGACCACGACATCAAACTGTGGGCCCCTACAGCTGAAAGCCCCACAGGACTCAAGGGTCTAAAAGAG GTGATGAAGAAAAACAAGCGGGAGCGCGATGAGGATAGTGTGCGCCACGGTGACCAGTACGACACCCAGCTGCTGTGGTTCCTGATGAGACACATGAGGAACAGACGTCCACCTAGG GCCCGTCGTGAGGGTGCAGACGCAGACACTGATGAGTCCTGGAGCTCTCCAGATTCCtctgatgaagaggaaggaggtCCAGACCATGTCCAGTGCATGTCCTCCTGA
- the ndc1 gene encoding nucleoporin NDC1 isoform X2 produces the protein MLSAEQSCWFVRKVIFWRAVASIAWAVLLLPPITAVFVIISRFSLLHPIQAVSECLSFLTSASAIFSFILLCGVIIMVGFLNLEYYTVIPTIACSKIALLGQLLHPRQFVNSLGHCIMGIIVAWCCAITVGGRYETIADPCAQGDGSPQMCLNEYHLILLLAGAFVGFSHSLLGVIYNMNYVSFHTVQQYKYLRFKGSLSLVLKCSATQALYSVRNYIVVYFFLGYIPKAWICKTLNLHLNSSVHPLDSIAGLLDLSLLYHLWISASFLLFTWHLTLLLFRVFVTEVYSFPVQSSFTEDAHQCLPTVLTDKQPMILKFLALLDLALLSQHSPSRRSEVFSLSQPGGHPHNWNAISKECLSLLADLTQRLIAYHDTVATNGRAKSLSTGSERKTSSESSVTSGTEDLMSPRPTLLMKTPASVFARSIVGCPQSPLTAPFTPDLDSPFASPALRRLTAPMDQCSPWFGTVQSPHIMRRVPKLWSTSTDSQVNGSPLASPASVPSPKQEPSKPSLLAQFLQNRKEQLPEASSQALFADSQAHIWALEGLSYLVQSSFSEDQFGVVQTALPSILSCMLGLQEAVDRHFKLPHASSKPVRSASSMGDSTHKTLRFALRATLKTSIYRITTTFGNHLNAVKMSAEHRKRLQQFLEYKE, from the exons ATGCTTTCTGCAGAGCAAAGTTGTTGGTTCGTCCGCAAG GTGATATTCTGGAGAGCTGTGGCCAGTATTGCTTGGGCTGTCCTGTTGTTGCCACCCATCACAGCCGTTTTTGTAATCATCAGCAGGTTCAGTCTGCTCCACCCCATCCAGGCGGTATCAG AATGCCTGTCCTTCTTAACGAGTGCAAGTGCCATCTTCTCCTTCATTCTGCTGTGTGGAGTGATCATCATGGTAGGGTTCCTGAACCTGGAGTATTATACAG TCATCCCAACCATTGCATGCTCAAAAATTGCCCTGTTGGGTCAGCTGCTCCACCCTCGTCAGTTTGTCAACTCCCTGGGCCACTGTATCATGGGAATAATCGTGGCTTGGTGTTGTGCCATCACCGTCGGGGGCAGATATGAGACAATCGCTGACCCTTGCGCACAGGGTGATGG TTCCCCCCAGATGTGCCTGAATGAGTATCACCTCATCCTTCTGCTGGCTGGAGCCTTTGTTGGATTCTCTCACAGTCTGCTGGGTGTGATCTACAACATGAACTATGTTTCTTTTCACACTGTTCAG CAATACAAATACCTTCGCTTTAAGGGATCCCTATCTTTGGTGCTGAAGTGTAGCGCCACTCAAGCACTTTACTCTGTCAGGAACTACATTGTTGTGTATTTCTTTTTGG GATACATTCCAAAAGCATGGATTTGTAAGACACTGAATCTTCATTTGAACAG CTCTGTCCACCCTCTTGACAGCATAGCTGGACTGCTGGACCTGTCCCTGCTCTACCACCTGTGGATCAGCGCCAGCTTCCTCCTCTTCACATGGCACCTCACGCTGCTGCTCTTTAGGGTCTTTGTCACTGAG GTGTACAGCTTTCCTGTGCAGTCATCGTTTACTGAGGATGCCCACCAGTGTCTTCCTACAGTTCTGACTGACAAGCAGCCAATGATATTAAAG TTTCTAGCTCTGCTGGACTTGGCTCTGCTGTCTCAACACTCCCCATCAAGACGCAGTGAGGTCTTCAGTCTGAGTCAGCCAG GTGGCCATCCCCATAACTGGAACGCCATCAGTAAGGAGTGTCTGTCTCTGCTGGCTGATCTGACTCAGAGACTCATAGCCTATCATGACACTGTAGCAACCAATGGCAGGGCTAAATCACTGTCCACTGGGAGTGAGAGGAAGACTTCATCTGAGTCATCAG tTACCTCGGGTACAGAAGATCTTATGAGCCCGAGGCCTACTTTACTGATGAAAACTCCAGCTTCGGTCTTTGCACGCTCCATTGTTGGCTGCCCACAGAGCCCTCTGACGGCACCATTCACTCCTGACCTGGACAGCCCCTTTGCTTCCCCTGCCCTGCGTCGTCTTACTGCTCCTATGGACCAGTGCTCGCCGTGGTTCGGCACAGTGCAGAGCCCACACATCATGAGGAGAGTCCCAAAACTCTGGTCCACCTCCACAG ATTCACAGGTCAATGGCAGTCCCCTGGCTTCCCCTGCCTCAGTTCCCAGTCCCAAGCAGGAACCGTCCAAACCAAGTCTCCTGGCTCAGTTCCTCCAGAACAGAAAAGAACAG CTTCCAGAGGCCTCCAGTCAAGCTCTGTTTGCAGACAGCCAGGCTCACATCTGGGCTTTAGAAG GGCTGTCTTACCTTGTTCAATCCTCCTTCTCAGAAGACCAGTTTGGGGTTGTACAGACAGCATTACCCAGCATTCTCAGTTGCATGCTGGGCTTACAAGAG GCAGTAGATCGTCACTTCAAGCTGCCTCATGCCTCCAGTAAGCCGGTCAGGTCGGCCAGCAGCATGGGAGACTCTACTCACAAAACACTGCGCTTTGCTCTCAGGGCCACTCTCAAGACTTCCATCTACAGGATAACAACTACTTTTGGAAATCACTTAAA TGCTGTTAAGATGTCTGCAGAGCACCGGAAAAGATTGCAGCAGTTTCTGGAGTACAAGGAATAA
- the ndc1 gene encoding nucleoporin NDC1 isoform X1: MLSAEQSCWFVRKVIFWRAVASIAWAVLLLPPITAVFVIISRFSLLHPIQAVSECLSFLTSASAIFSFILLCGVIIMVGFLNLEYYTVIPTIACSKIALLGQLLHPRQFVNSLGHCIMGIIVAWCCAITVGGRYETIADPCAQGDGSPQMCLNEYHLILLLAGAFVGFSHSLLGVIYNMNYVSFHTVQQYKYLRFKGSLSLVLKCSATQALYSVRNYIVVYFFLGYIPKAWICKTLNLHLNSSVHPLDSIAGLLDLSLLYHLWISASFLLFTWHLTLLLFRVFVTEVYSFPVQSSFTEDAHQCLPTVLTDKQPMILKFLALLDLALLSQHSPSRRSEVFSLSQPGGHPHNWNAISKECLSLLADLTQRLIAYHDTVATNGRAKSLSTGSERKTSSESSVTSGTEDLMSPRPTLLMKTPASVFARSIVGCPQSPLTAPFTPDLDSPFASPALRRLTAPMDQCSPWFGTVQSPHIMRRVPKLWSTSTDSQVNGSPLASPASVPSPKQEPSKPSLLAQFLQNRKEQVKNVLAKRVLIMYLFNKLPEASSQALFADSQAHIWALEGLSYLVQSSFSEDQFGVVQTALPSILSCMLGLQEAVDRHFKLPHASSKPVRSASSMGDSTHKTLRFALRATLKTSIYRITTTFGNHLNAVKMSAEHRKRLQQFLEYKE, from the exons ATGCTTTCTGCAGAGCAAAGTTGTTGGTTCGTCCGCAAG GTGATATTCTGGAGAGCTGTGGCCAGTATTGCTTGGGCTGTCCTGTTGTTGCCACCCATCACAGCCGTTTTTGTAATCATCAGCAGGTTCAGTCTGCTCCACCCCATCCAGGCGGTATCAG AATGCCTGTCCTTCTTAACGAGTGCAAGTGCCATCTTCTCCTTCATTCTGCTGTGTGGAGTGATCATCATGGTAGGGTTCCTGAACCTGGAGTATTATACAG TCATCCCAACCATTGCATGCTCAAAAATTGCCCTGTTGGGTCAGCTGCTCCACCCTCGTCAGTTTGTCAACTCCCTGGGCCACTGTATCATGGGAATAATCGTGGCTTGGTGTTGTGCCATCACCGTCGGGGGCAGATATGAGACAATCGCTGACCCTTGCGCACAGGGTGATGG TTCCCCCCAGATGTGCCTGAATGAGTATCACCTCATCCTTCTGCTGGCTGGAGCCTTTGTTGGATTCTCTCACAGTCTGCTGGGTGTGATCTACAACATGAACTATGTTTCTTTTCACACTGTTCAG CAATACAAATACCTTCGCTTTAAGGGATCCCTATCTTTGGTGCTGAAGTGTAGCGCCACTCAAGCACTTTACTCTGTCAGGAACTACATTGTTGTGTATTTCTTTTTGG GATACATTCCAAAAGCATGGATTTGTAAGACACTGAATCTTCATTTGAACAG CTCTGTCCACCCTCTTGACAGCATAGCTGGACTGCTGGACCTGTCCCTGCTCTACCACCTGTGGATCAGCGCCAGCTTCCTCCTCTTCACATGGCACCTCACGCTGCTGCTCTTTAGGGTCTTTGTCACTGAG GTGTACAGCTTTCCTGTGCAGTCATCGTTTACTGAGGATGCCCACCAGTGTCTTCCTACAGTTCTGACTGACAAGCAGCCAATGATATTAAAG TTTCTAGCTCTGCTGGACTTGGCTCTGCTGTCTCAACACTCCCCATCAAGACGCAGTGAGGTCTTCAGTCTGAGTCAGCCAG GTGGCCATCCCCATAACTGGAACGCCATCAGTAAGGAGTGTCTGTCTCTGCTGGCTGATCTGACTCAGAGACTCATAGCCTATCATGACACTGTAGCAACCAATGGCAGGGCTAAATCACTGTCCACTGGGAGTGAGAGGAAGACTTCATCTGAGTCATCAG tTACCTCGGGTACAGAAGATCTTATGAGCCCGAGGCCTACTTTACTGATGAAAACTCCAGCTTCGGTCTTTGCACGCTCCATTGTTGGCTGCCCACAGAGCCCTCTGACGGCACCATTCACTCCTGACCTGGACAGCCCCTTTGCTTCCCCTGCCCTGCGTCGTCTTACTGCTCCTATGGACCAGTGCTCGCCGTGGTTCGGCACAGTGCAGAGCCCACACATCATGAGGAGAGTCCCAAAACTCTGGTCCACCTCCACAG ATTCACAGGTCAATGGCAGTCCCCTGGCTTCCCCTGCCTCAGTTCCCAGTCCCAAGCAGGAACCGTCCAAACCAAGTCTCCTGGCTCAGTTCCTCCAGAACAGAAAAGAACAG GTTAAAAATGTCTTGGCAAAGCGCGTGCTGATAATGTATTTGTTTAACAAG CTTCCAGAGGCCTCCAGTCAAGCTCTGTTTGCAGACAGCCAGGCTCACATCTGGGCTTTAGAAG GGCTGTCTTACCTTGTTCAATCCTCCTTCTCAGAAGACCAGTTTGGGGTTGTACAGACAGCATTACCCAGCATTCTCAGTTGCATGCTGGGCTTACAAGAG GCAGTAGATCGTCACTTCAAGCTGCCTCATGCCTCCAGTAAGCCGGTCAGGTCGGCCAGCAGCATGGGAGACTCTACTCACAAAACACTGCGCTTTGCTCTCAGGGCCACTCTCAAGACTTCCATCTACAGGATAACAACTACTTTTGGAAATCACTTAAA TGCTGTTAAGATGTCTGCAGAGCACCGGAAAAGATTGCAGCAGTTTCTGGAGTACAAGGAATAA
- the zgc:113691 gene encoding uncharacterized protein zgc:113691 → MAASNGKGEKVSKFETLKLLEKCRKERDDAMHRESVLREKLRQYESRMRSTEALKQKLKTLTMDNKELRKQVKALRNEIGLECNPKFNGKTTKDIINDLHEKDRECSSLVEKAGKLSLTIDDLTSELANTVTSKTLLEDQVQSLQQNLKDMTNNQRRLLKLWEDKKVQREQLALPAIAQKHVQKSLVQKAVQTEMSVSSSQTLPVSAFEIKQVSRDHDKKTVLDKHSFPTYGNDYHHDKKAYMHDETKGIKN, encoded by the coding sequence ATGGCTGCCTCAAATGGGAAAGGTGAAAAAGTGTCCAAATTTGAGACATTGAAACTTTTGGAGAAATGCAGAAAGGAAAGAGATGATGCCATGCACAGAGAAAGTGTTCTCAGAGAGAAACTCAGACAGTATGAGTCGAGGATGCGTTCAACTGAGGCTCTGAAACAGAAACTGAAGACCTTGACTATGGACAACAAGGAGCTGAGGAAACAAGTGAAGGCTCTTCGTAATGAGATTGGACTTGAGTGCAACCCTAAGTTCAATGGTAAGACCACAAAGGACATAATCAATGACTTGCATGAAAAGGACCGTGAGTGCAGTTCCTTGGTGGAGAAGGCTGGGAAACTGAGTCTGACCATTGATGATTTAACTTCAGAGTTGGCAAATACAGTCACCTCTAAAACACTTTTAGAGGATCAAGTGCAATCATTGCAGCAAAATCTCAAGGATATGACAAATAATCAACGCCGCCTGCTGAAGTTGTGGGAAGACAAGAAGGTTCAGAGGGAGCAGCTCGCCCTCCCTGCAATTGCCCAGAAACATGTACAGAAATCACTCGTCCAAAAAGCAGTTCAAACTGAGATGTCGGTCAGTTCATCCCAAACGCTTCCAGTCAGTGCTTTTGAGATAAAGCAAGTCTCTCGGGACCATGACAAAAAGACAGTTTTGGATAAACACAGTTTTCCAACTTATGGAAATGACTATCATCATGACAAGAAAGCTTACATGCATGATGAAACTAAAGGAATTAAGAATTGA